One window from the genome of Haladaptatus paucihalophilus DX253 encodes:
- a CDS encoding DUF5787 family protein — translation MREFPFELALCAHLEATTDDVIARQVGAGVHAPSNRIIDVLCVEPGPDFGSRTDISAERIPDAAIESDVGVGEARYWRDAFDTSPEYARGVVDRAVEIGFFERERRGGREYVRQVARYPDWFGRLVGIENKPDLADPGDLETQLRKDVSLGLVDEVILATESYVTGAHLNRIPEEVGVWRFHGGEEGSGNGDEVGERGDEVGERGDEVGERGDEVEERGNEGKKGEAGKGSGRIEVIREPTPLDTDEAGTELIEERVGRTDVRVASAEGKAKRRRRMAERAYGKGWRTYDFPACGEIEPRGGAVPYCRWKGRVVDPARCGEDCPGHDPADPPAVDTDAERDVRTPWVADPTGRQRRQAGLDRFGRDV, via the coding sequence GTGCGAGAGTTTCCGTTCGAGTTGGCGTTGTGCGCCCATCTGGAAGCGACGACCGACGACGTTATCGCCCGGCAGGTCGGCGCTGGCGTCCACGCACCCTCGAACCGCATCATCGACGTGCTGTGCGTCGAACCCGGCCCGGATTTCGGCTCCCGGACGGATATTTCGGCGGAACGGATTCCCGACGCGGCAATCGAGAGCGACGTGGGCGTCGGGGAAGCGCGCTACTGGCGCGACGCCTTCGACACGTCGCCGGAGTACGCCCGGGGAGTGGTGGACCGAGCGGTCGAAATCGGCTTCTTCGAGCGCGAGCGGCGGGGCGGCCGGGAGTACGTCCGGCAGGTCGCCCGCTATCCCGACTGGTTCGGGCGACTGGTGGGAATCGAGAACAAACCCGACCTCGCGGACCCCGGCGACCTCGAAACGCAACTCCGCAAGGACGTGAGCCTCGGCCTCGTGGACGAGGTGATTCTGGCGACCGAGAGCTACGTCACCGGCGCGCACCTGAACCGCATCCCCGAGGAGGTCGGCGTCTGGCGGTTCCACGGCGGAGAGGAGGGAAGTGGAAATGGAGACGAAGTGGGAGAAAGAGGAGACGAAGTGGGAGAAAGAGGAGATGAAGTGGGAGAAAGAGGAGATGAAGTGGAAGAAAGAGGAAATGAAGGGAAAAAAGGCGAAGCGGGAAAGGGGAGCGGCAGAATCGAAGTGATTCGAGAGCCGACGCCACTCGACACGGACGAAGCGGGGACGGAACTCATCGAGGAGCGCGTCGGGCGAACGGACGTTCGCGTGGCGAGTGCGGAGGGGAAAGCGAAACGGCGACGGCGGATGGCCGAGCGCGCCTACGGAAAGGGCTGGCGGACGTACGACTTTCCGGCCTGCGGCGAAATCGAACCGCGGGGCGGCGCGGTGCCGTACTGTCGCTGGAAGGGCCGCGTCGTCGATCCCGCGCGCTGTGGAGAAGACTGTCCGGGACACGACCCCGCCGACCCGCCGGCGGTCGATACCGATGCCGAGCGAGACGTTCGGACGCCGTGGGTCGCTGACCCGACAGGGCGGCAACGTCGGCAGGCGGGACTCGACAGATTCGGCCGAGACGTGTAA